TTCGCTGCGGCCATCGAGACGGCGACGGCGACGTTGGCTCCGATGCCGGAGAAGTCGTCCGTGCCGTCCGCGCCGTGGAGCGTCCGGTCGACCGTCCGCTGGTCGCCGGCGTACACCTGTCCCTCGATACGCGGGACGGCGCGCTCGCGAGCGTTCGCGATTGCCTCCTCGGCCGGGAGTTCGACGGCCTCGTACTCGCCGGTCGAGGCTCCGGACGGAGCCGCCGCGCGACCGAAGCCGCCGGACTCGGTCCGGACCTCGGCTTCGACCGTCGGATTCCCCCGCGAGTCGAGTATCTCTCGCAGCCGCACCTCGGTGATGAGCGTCACGTCTCGTCACCTCGCCGCACGGTGAACGGAAGCACACCGGCGTCGTACTCCTCGGCCGCGATGAGGATCGGCTCGGTCTGGTTCGTGTCCACGAGCACGGGCGCACCGTAGCTCACCTGCAGGGCGCGTGCCCCGAGGAGTCGGGCCTTCTCGTATCGGTTGTCGGTTTTCATTGGTATGGAGCAACGATGTCGACGAGGTCTTTGTGCGAGACGAGCATGCGTCGACAGCAGGCGCGGTCCACGCCGAGCTCGTCGAGCACCTGTTTGGGGTTCTCGTCGCCCTCGCGGGAGCGCTCTTTGAACTCCTCCCAGTGCTCACCGACGACCTTGCCGCACGTGAAACACCGAACTGGAACCATCATGTGTGAATCACCTAGCGGTAGGACTTCTGGTAGCGAGCCCGCGCACCGGGACCGCCCCACTTCTTCGATTCGGACTGCCGCACGTCGTTGACCAGCAGCGAGCGGTCGAACGAGAGGTACGCGTCGCGAAGTTCGGCGTCGTTGTTGTGCTGGACCAGCCCGCGCGCGATGGCTGTCCGGGCGGCGTCTGCCTGCCCGGCGAAGCCGCCGCCGCTGATTTCGACGTCGATGTCGATATCCTCACGGAGGTCGGCCTCCGCG
This portion of the Halosegnis longus genome encodes:
- a CDS encoding DNA-directed RNA polymerase subunit K — its product is MKTDNRYEKARLLGARALQVSYGAPVLVDTNQTEPILIAAEEYDAGVLPFTVRRGDET
- a CDS encoding DNA-directed RNA polymerase subunit N, with amino-acid sequence MMVPVRCFTCGKVVGEHWEEFKERSREGDENPKQVLDELGVDRACCRRMLVSHKDLVDIVAPYQ
- a CDS encoding 30S ribosomal protein S9, whose product is MVTNTSGKKKTAVARATVSDGTGKVRINSQPVELVEPEQSRLKMLEPFRIAEADLREDIDIDVEISGGGFAGQADAARTAIARGLVQHNNDAELRDAYLSFDRSLLVNDVRQSESKKWGGPGARARYQKSYR